Proteins from one Malaya genurostris strain Urasoe2022 chromosome 2, Malgen_1.1, whole genome shotgun sequence genomic window:
- the LOC131429094 gene encoding tyrosine-protein kinase receptor torso-like → MQLIQSKDSAIRTKLVCRDSSSFVIKTHQIATSDVLQNGRIAQLRSSRSRVEVNSISNIKNNNEESDSSTSKIQAKSPIYIITVHQSSTSQSEQVTYVTNETLIKIDSLIPSTNYRLSVTALLDNQFSTVESEFSTLPFDYRPGAITSIEVIKYRTNQKNQSLVDGVISWKPAADRTCHYDILHYSSHLSDAQLNSIAILQPEDLYHYTISSLELNTEYEMAIRAKNTRISSLESELLWHTFHTPSCSEWHNNAQFCAPEVAENVQVSSTFLIGKNYTFNITWNKPRYTPEYYTIQLYDLNPTVNYELANSVSRNVSGNVTTVVIESFPMIGPQYEVLIAVHANNRSVTQSFIKLLYTGRYPPSYYTPGRITAIIVTPIVTILVAILLYTLTYLRMAKVKRFEQRIEYVKETQSKDPADPGTDVREVLQSVAPINDEMEINFEQIQLLDVLGEGAFGLVRKGILIRPIGTQNDVAVKMLKEFPSLEEIKEFRREIEVMKSVGTHPNIVCILGHYTQSVEDMMLLTEYCSEGNLLNYMRCEWDKLLKTKIFKEECRTPALETHKKPENVFNFNTSFVNEKKMCFDKSIVTEQSTGPNYENRLYHKLEDEEMANLTGHQNYSRQCRRSTYCEQNDTRQQSVVENQCYYLEKPDIPTITGDLLLDFARQIAVGMEFLARNKVVHRDLAARNVLVCGNQTVKISDFGLSRDIYQENLYRKTGSGKLPVKWLALESLTHQVYTSQSDVWSFGVLLYEICTLGANPYPLMVPNNLIAELRRGYRMEKPASCNGELYDLMLSCWSALPIDRPSFSVIQSRLEKLLEFGNNMVIDLDAVVDLSNISVQL, encoded by the coding sequence ATGCAGCTTATTCAATCCAAAGATTCCGCCATTAGAACCAAGTTGGTTTGTCGCGATAGTTCAAGTTTTGTAATAAAAACTCATCAAATTGCAACGAGTGATGTTCTTCAGAATGGTAGAATAGCACAGTTAAGGAGTTCACGCAGTCGTGTGGAAGTGAATTCTATTTccaatattaaaaataacaatGAAGAAAGCGATTCTTCTACTAGTAAAATACAAGCAAAATCGCCAATTTACATAATTACTGTGCATCAAAGTTCCACTAGCCAAAGTGAGCAAGTTACTTATGTGACGAATGAAACACTGATCAAAATCGACAGTCTAATTCCGAGTACAAACTATCGTTTAAGTGTGACAGCATTGTTAGATAATCAATTCAGCACGGTGGAAAGTGAGTTCAGCACACTACCATTCGACTACAGACCAGGAGCGATCACCAGCATCGAGGTCATCAAATATCGCACCAATCAGAAGAACCAATCCCTGGTAGATGGTGTGATTTCTTGGAAACCAGCCGCCGATAGGACATGTCACTACGACATTCTGCATTACTCTAGTCACCTGTCCGATGCTCAACTCAACTCGATCGCCATTCTTCAACCGGAAGACCTGTACCACTATACCATTAGTTCGCTGGAGTTGAACACGGAATATGAGATGGCGATTCGGGCGAAGAACACGCGGATATCGAGCTTAGAAAGTGAACTACTTTGGCACACCTTTCATACGCCAAGCTGCAGTGAGTGGCACAATAATGCACAGTTTTGTGCTCCGGAGGTGGCGGAAAATGTTCAGGTAAGCTCCACATTCCTGATCGGTAAAAACTACACCTTTAACATCACTTGGAACAAGCCCCGTTACACACCAGAATATTACACAATTCAGTTGTACGATTTGAATCCGACCGTGAACTATGAGCTGGCCAATTCTGTATCCAGAAATGTTAGTGGGAATGTAACGACGGTCGTGATTGAATCCTTTCCGATGATTGGACCACAATACGAAGTGCTTATTGCGGTTCATGCCAATAATCGATCGGTTACGCAAAGTTTTATCAAACTTCTTTACACCGGTCGTTATCCTCCGAGTTATTATACTCCAGGACGAATAACGGCAATCATTGTTACACCTATCGTAacgattttggtggccattctCCTTTACACACTCACATACCTCAGAATGGCGAAAGTGAAAAGGTTCGAGCAACGAATCGAATACGTCAAGGAAACACAATCGAAAGATCCGGCGGATCCGGGAACCGATGTGCGCGAGGTTCTACAATCCGTTGCACCGATCAATGACGAGATGGAAATCAACTTCGAACAAATTCAACTTCTCGATGTTTTGGGAGAAGGTGCTTTCGGATTGGTGCGGAAGGGTATCCTGATCCGGCCTATAGGAACTCAAAACGACGTGGCCGTGAAGATGTTGAAAGAGTTTCCCAGTTTAGAGGAGATCAAAGAATTTCGGCGGGAGATCGAAGTGATGAAATCTGTAGGAACTCATCCAAATATAGTGTGCATTTTGGGCCACTACACGCAAAGCGTAGAGGACATGATGTTACTGACAGAATACTGCAGCGAAGGGAACCTGTTGAATTATATGCGCTGTGAATGGGATAAATTATTGAAAACGAAAATCTTCAAAGAAGAATGTCGTACACCAGCTCTGGAAACGCACAAAAAACCGGAAAACGTTTTCAATTTTAATACATCATTcgtgaatgagaaaaaaatgtgCTTCGACAAATCTATTGTTACAGAGCAATCAACCGGACCAAACTATGAGAATAGATTGTATCACAAACTAGAAGACGAAGAAATGGCCAACTTAACTGGTCATCAAAATTATAGTCGACAATGTCGTAGATCCACTTACTGCGAACAAaatgacacacgacagcaaAGTGTGGTTGAGAACCAATGCTACTACCTCGAAAAACCGGATATTCCTACTATTACCGGTGACCTGTTACTTGATTTTGCTAGGCAGATTGCTGTCGGAATGGAGTTCCTTGCTCGTAATAAAGTAGTTCACCGGGACCTAGCTGCCCGAAACGTTCTGGTGTGCGGTAATCAAACAGTGAAAATATCCGATTTTGGTCTCAGCAGAGACATCTACCAGGAGAACCTGTACCGAAAAACTGGAAGTGGAAAGCTACCGGTTAAGTGGCTTGCTCTGGAGTCGCTAACCCACCAAGTCTACACTTCCCAAAGTGACGTTTGGTCTTTCGGTGTTTTGCTGTACGAAATTTGCACCCTCGGCGCCAATCCGTATCCGTTGATGGTACCGAACAATCTGATAGCGGAACTGAGAAGAGGCTACCGGATGGAAAAACCTGCCAGTTGCAACGGAGAGCTGTACGACCTGATGCTGTCCTGCTGGAGTGCTCTTCCCATTGATCGACCTTCGTTTTCAGTTATTCAAAGCCGACTGGAAAAATTGCTGGAATTCGGTAACAACATGGTTATCGATTTGGATGCCGTTGTAGATTTATCAAACATTTCGGTCCAGTTGTAA